A single Phoenix dactylifera cultivar Barhee BC4 chromosome 1, palm_55x_up_171113_PBpolish2nd_filt_p, whole genome shotgun sequence DNA region contains:
- the LOC103704404 gene encoding nuclear speckle RNA-binding protein B-like, translated as MCCPFFHNVDSSLFIYLDLAQLQLNNSLHPKKNAMDPSELRTGRPSPRRELQGPRPTPLKVQKDSHKIKKPPVVPPPQHRPPVIIYAVSPKVIHTTPGDFMSLVQRLTGASSSSSSAAAAAASRSPSNVNTAGEAPSPAARLAAIEKGAHNLDGEMQRKNGEDVLDQLGIDGGTTTIHRHSSFPGILSPVPASLPSISPNFFSPRSMETNSLGFFHELSPAFQANKNFVENTFLVSPNNFLTTPVVPSPGAYWDLFNQYQDF; from the coding sequence ATGTGCTGTCCTTTTTTCCACAATGTCGACTCCTCTCTCTTTATCTATCTAGACCTTGCTCAGCTTCAGCTCAACAACTCTCTCCATCCCAAAAAGAACGCTATGGACCCCTCCGAGCTACGGACAGGGCGGCCGTCGCCACGGCGAGAGCTGCAAGGCCCCCGGCCGACCCCTCTCAAGGTTCAAAAGGACTCACACAAGATCAAGAAGCCTCCTGTTGTGCCGCCTCCTCAGCATCGGCCACCGGTCATAATCTACGCCGTCTCTCCCAAGGTCATACACACCACCCCTGGCGACTTCATGTCGCTGGTGCAGCGCCTCACCGgtgcctcctcttcttcctcttctgctGCCGCCGCCGCTGCTTCTCGGTCGCCTTCCAATGTTAATACTGCTGGAGAAGCACCGTCCCCCGCTGCTCGTTTAGCTGCGATTGAGAAGGGAGCGCACAACTTGGATGGCGAGATGCAAAGGAAGAACGGAGAAGATGTATTGGATCAACTAGGAATTGATGGTGGCACGACGACGATTCACCGGCACAGTTCGTTCCCAGGCATCTTGTCCCCGGTCCCAGCTTCTCTCCCATCAATATCTCCTAACTTCTTCTCACCCAGGTCGATGGAAACGAATTCCCTTGGCTTCTTTCATGAACTCAGCCCGGCTTTCCAAGCCAACAAAAATTTCGTGGAGAATACCTTCTTGGTTAGTCCTAACAATTTCTTGACAACACCTGTTGTACCTTCTCCTGGTGCTTACTGGGAC